The Rhizobium leguminosarum genome includes a region encoding these proteins:
- a CDS encoding ImmA/IrrE family metallo-endopeptidase, with product MTKALINSDMIVWAADRADMNAETLSQKLKVDLDRVISWFDGTDQPSFAQAQKLAKCLHIPFGFLYLKKPPPEDLPIPDLRTVGGDLATKLDHNFRDLLKDVMFKRDWYRDFCMEIDGDELPFVSSFDLTADSRNVADDMKRVLFRDEGLDLRAVANWEAYLTLLMKKSEDAGIWVMRNGVVGSNTSRGLSVSQFRGFAISDKVIPLIFINGADAKAAQIFTLAHELAHIWLGESGVSNVQIGDSDYGTHRALERKCNQIAAEFLVPTDQFKARWVEKIPAGSNIDLNTRRFKVSRIVIARRAYDLGLISEDDYKRYYAIESKKWEEDNGSGGDFYKTLPVRNGGRFTNSVVNEAVSGRLLLRQAAALLNTQPGSIMKFHSRRQAA from the coding sequence ATGACCAAGGCGCTGATCAACTCGGATATGATTGTGTGGGCCGCTGATCGCGCCGACATGAACGCCGAAACACTGAGCCAGAAACTGAAGGTCGACCTCGACCGCGTCATCAGTTGGTTTGACGGCACTGATCAACCGTCGTTTGCACAAGCTCAAAAATTGGCAAAGTGTCTCCATATTCCATTTGGGTTTCTCTACCTCAAAAAGCCGCCCCCAGAGGATTTACCCATCCCGGATCTTCGAACGGTCGGCGGGGATCTTGCAACCAAACTCGACCACAATTTCCGCGACCTGCTGAAGGACGTTATGTTCAAGCGGGATTGGTACAGAGATTTCTGTATGGAGATCGACGGAGACGAACTGCCATTTGTCAGCAGCTTTGACCTGACGGCCGATTCGAGAAACGTGGCAGATGACATGAAGCGCGTCCTCTTCCGCGACGAGGGCCTCGATCTGAGGGCAGTCGCCAACTGGGAGGCATACCTCACGCTACTCATGAAAAAGTCGGAGGACGCCGGAATCTGGGTCATGCGCAACGGTGTTGTAGGTAGCAACACGTCGCGTGGGTTGTCCGTTTCGCAGTTCCGCGGTTTTGCGATCAGCGACAAAGTCATACCTTTGATATTCATAAATGGCGCGGATGCGAAAGCAGCTCAGATTTTTACATTGGCTCACGAGCTTGCCCATATTTGGCTTGGTGAGAGCGGCGTTTCCAATGTGCAGATCGGAGATTCCGATTACGGGACCCATCGCGCCCTTGAGCGGAAATGTAATCAGATCGCGGCTGAATTCCTCGTCCCGACTGATCAATTCAAAGCTCGCTGGGTCGAAAAGATCCCAGCCGGGTCGAACATTGACCTGAATACCAGGCGCTTCAAGGTAAGTCGCATCGTTATCGCCCGCAGGGCTTACGACTTGGGGCTTATTTCTGAAGATGATTATAAACGGTATTACGCGATCGAAAGCAAAAAATGGGAAGAGGACAATGGTAGTGGCGGCGATTTCTACAAAACGCTTCCTGTCCGGAATGGTGGCCGGTTTACGAACTCGGTTGTAAATGAAGCTGTTTCCGGGCGCCTCCTGCTCCGGCAAGCCGCAGCTCTGCTGAACACGCAGCCAGGCTCAATCATGAAATTTCACTCGCGCAGACAGGCCGCTTGA
- a CDS encoding DUF982 domain-containing protein — translation MSKRRSFKPVKITINGKTRTVYNVVQAGNTLLNDWPEQTPAAKVAERLVLDVFNDAAGPEQVRRAFITAAKASDIKFSS, via the coding sequence ATGAGCAAGCGACGAAGCTTCAAACCGGTGAAAATCACCATCAATGGGAAGACCAGAACCGTCTACAATGTCGTGCAGGCGGGCAACACTTTGCTGAATGACTGGCCCGAGCAGACGCCGGCGGCCAAGGTGGCCGAACGGCTTGTGCTTGATGTGTTCAATGATGCCGCCGGGCCCGAGCAGGTGCGCCGCGCATTCATCACCGCGGCGAAGGCGAGCGACATCAAGTTCAGCTCCTGA
- a CDS encoding DUF4411 family protein: protein MKLLLDSNIFIEAKNRYYAFDICPGFWEWMDNVCGTDVGTIVNVRDELFEGKDDLAAWAKERRDAAWFLPVDDAATQGNFAAVVDAVAGGGYKDAAIEKFLAKADPWLIAKAITIGATIITHEVIEPHSKRRVPIPNVCQVFGVPCVNTFDALRKFSTIFKLG, encoded by the coding sequence ATGAAGCTGCTCCTCGATTCAAACATCTTTATCGAGGCGAAGAATCGGTATTATGCGTTCGATATATGCCCAGGTTTTTGGGAGTGGATGGACAATGTCTGCGGGACAGACGTTGGCACCATCGTGAACGTGCGAGACGAATTGTTTGAAGGGAAGGATGATCTCGCTGCGTGGGCCAAAGAACGTCGTGATGCGGCATGGTTTCTGCCTGTTGATGACGCGGCGACTCAGGGGAACTTTGCAGCTGTTGTGGATGCCGTTGCCGGTGGCGGATATAAGGATGCAGCAATCGAAAAGTTTCTGGCAAAAGCCGATCCATGGCTGATAGCGAAGGCTATAACCATTGGTGCCACAATCATCACTCACGAAGTGATCGAACCACATTCGAAGCGTCGAGTTCCCATACCAAATGTCTGCCAAGTATTCGGAGTACCCTGCGTCAACACATTCGATGCACTCCGGAAATTTTCGACAATCTTCAAGTTGGGATAG